From one Catellatospora sp. IY07-71 genomic stretch:
- a CDS encoding cell division protein FtsK, which translates to MALSPMVFNDDDEPTRTAVPGPAAPVDAESYTVYRPDQGAPVDEPEGEAMTVTWKDVTSGNSRRVPLVPAWMLSAHTRRATVRALVNDAGYYAAFHALRSPWYGLKVAAYAPRGVWRLARRVLRWASAEEGNWSLRQHAADRNDAYTWQALNRTRAKESKPRWMLLGAAGTAACVGTTVLELSGAVPPIGWYAAAAGAALLAAQAGKPADRPITDRVSNTPKFTRLTAEQVRAALVAVKAQGLTDPSQLEFPTPIHRDGPGWLARVNLPLGVEAVKVIEKRAALSSALRLPIDQVWPAPGPEHAGQLDLWVGYQPASKMGKPRWALLADNAVTSVFRPEEFGSDERQRPVKTSGFARSFLVGGQPGSGKSYAGRSLGLMWSLDPTVEFKIAEFKGTGDFLDFEPLCSTYVVGVDDEAIRQGGQILNWALAEAERRGKRILAAKQAGLAPEGKVTPELARKPGSGLHPIVIIIDEAHELFAADKDAADAAERLIKRARALGIIVVLLTQIPDKTSLPPNITRCVTNRWCLSVQGQVENDMILGTGAYKRGITGTVYKPVDDAGWGVMTGGPSPVSVLSQYPTPEQAASIIARAIALRGGRRPMGNDLPAARDLLADLLDVSADNGQHWTVAAPALAERWPNAYLSITAEALSDMARTLGVPSQSVKIAGTNLRGYRRDVVAKILADREADGTAGKR; encoded by the coding sequence ATGGCCCTGTCCCCAATGGTCTTCAACGACGACGACGAGCCGACCCGCACCGCCGTGCCCGGCCCGGCCGCCCCGGTGGATGCCGAGTCGTACACCGTGTACCGGCCCGACCAGGGCGCGCCCGTCGACGAGCCCGAGGGCGAGGCGATGACGGTCACGTGGAAGGACGTGACCAGCGGCAACAGCCGCCGGGTGCCGCTGGTGCCCGCGTGGATGCTGTCGGCGCACACCCGCCGCGCCACCGTCCGCGCCCTGGTCAACGACGCCGGGTACTACGCGGCGTTCCACGCGCTGCGCTCCCCGTGGTACGGGCTCAAGGTCGCCGCCTACGCCCCGCGCGGGGTGTGGCGGCTGGCCCGGCGGGTGCTGCGCTGGGCCAGCGCCGAGGAGGGCAACTGGTCGCTGCGGCAGCACGCCGCCGACCGCAACGACGCCTACACCTGGCAGGCCTTGAACCGCACCCGCGCCAAGGAGTCCAAGCCGCGCTGGATGCTGCTGGGCGCGGCGGGCACCGCCGCGTGCGTCGGCACGACCGTGCTGGAGCTGTCCGGCGCGGTCCCGCCGATCGGCTGGTACGCCGCCGCCGCGGGAGCTGCGCTGCTGGCCGCGCAGGCGGGCAAGCCCGCCGACCGGCCGATCACCGACCGCGTGTCCAACACGCCGAAGTTCACCCGCCTGACCGCCGAGCAGGTCCGCGCGGCGCTGGTCGCGGTCAAGGCCCAAGGGCTGACCGACCCGAGCCAGTTGGAATTCCCGACCCCGATCCACCGCGACGGGCCGGGCTGGCTGGCCAGGGTCAACCTGCCGCTGGGTGTGGAGGCGGTCAAGGTGATCGAGAAGCGCGCGGCGCTGTCCTCGGCGCTGCGCCTGCCCATCGACCAGGTCTGGCCCGCACCCGGCCCGGAGCACGCCGGGCAGCTCGACCTGTGGGTCGGCTACCAGCCCGCGTCGAAGATGGGCAAGCCCCGGTGGGCGCTGCTGGCCGACAACGCCGTCACCAGCGTGTTCCGCCCCGAGGAGTTCGGCAGCGACGAGCGGCAGCGCCCGGTCAAGACCTCCGGGTTCGCCCGGTCGTTCCTGGTCGGCGGGCAGCCCGGTAGCGGCAAGAGCTACGCCGGGCGGTCGCTGGGGCTGATGTGGAGCCTCGATCCCACGGTGGAGTTCAAGATTGCCGAGTTCAAGGGGACCGGTGACTTCCTGGACTTCGAGCCGCTGTGCAGCACGTACGTCGTCGGAGTGGACGACGAGGCGATCCGGCAGGGCGGGCAGATCCTGAACTGGGCGCTGGCCGAGGCCGAGCGGCGCGGCAAGCGCATCCTGGCCGCCAAGCAGGCCGGACTGGCACCCGAGGGCAAGGTCACGCCCGAGCTGGCGCGCAAGCCCGGTTCCGGGCTGCACCCGATCGTCATCATCATCGACGAGGCGCACGAGCTGTTCGCGGCCGACAAGGACGCCGCCGACGCGGCGGAGCGGCTGATCAAGCGGGCGCGGGCGCTGGGCATCATCGTGGTCCTGCTCACGCAGATCCCGGACAAGACCAGCCTCCCGCCCAACATCACCCGGTGTGTCACCAACCGCTGGTGCCTGTCGGTGCAGGGGCAGGTCGAGAACGACATGATCCTCGGCACGGGCGCGTACAAGCGGGGGATCACCGGCACCGTCTACAAGCCCGTGGACGACGCCGGATGGGGCGTGATGACCGGCGGGCCGTCGCCGGTGTCGGTGTTGTCGCAGTACCCGACCCCCGAGCAGGCCGCATCGATCATCGCCCGTGCCATCGCCCTGCGCGGTGGCCGCCGGCCGATGGGCAACGACCTGCCCGCCGCGCGTGACCTGCTCGCCGACCTGCTCGACGTGTCGGCCGACAACGGCCAGCACTGGACGGTGGCCGCTCCGGCGCTGGCCGAGCGGTGGCCCAACGCCTACTTGTCGATCACGGCGGAGGCGCTGTCGGACATGGCGCGCACCCTCGGGGTTCCGTCACAGTCCGTGAAGATTGCGGGCACGAATCTTCGCGGCTACCGCCGCGATGTCGTGGCCAAGATTCTCGCCGATCGAGAGGCGGACGGCACCGCGGGCAAGCGGTAG
- a CDS encoding DNA cytosine methyltransferase, producing MSLTFTDIFCGAGGSSIGLTAAGLDLKLAANHWRTAIDTHSANFPAAEHLCADVNNYDMRRLPKTDVLWASPICTEASPAGGSSPKRPKSKPRPRGQLDMFEQGGHIPQAGFERTRATFHDVIRATEVHRYSAVLVENVPEVAWKWELFEWWCAGMRMLGYEQQTVCASSAHVGGDGNPWAPQWRDRMYLVFTRTGIPLPDVAPRPLAWCEPCGADVHAVQVWKNTPTVRRFGRIGSYREQYVYVCPNAACGQAQVEPYVMPARAAIDWTDVGERIGDRPKPLAAATVARIEHGLSMFADRQTLITVNHGDSDSRALPLDGGPLPTRTLKIGEGFATPPMLVPAGGSWNNTAYPTGGPMRTRTARESEALVVPPFYVKQYGGYADPARMSKLVDSEPLGTQTASLSHSLVTTEPFIAVLRNHGTAHSTGQPFQTMAAGGGHHALVIPYRKGNRPTTTDAPLHTMATHDSGALLRPAVKVEDCYFRMLKPREQLRAQRFPDTYEVRGNVSEQTMQAGNAVSANVAQFLGGRVAVALDSRSAS from the coding sequence ATGAGCCTGACCTTCACCGACATCTTCTGCGGCGCGGGCGGCAGCTCGATCGGGCTGACCGCCGCCGGGCTGGACCTCAAGCTCGCCGCCAACCACTGGCGCACCGCCATCGACACCCACTCGGCCAACTTCCCGGCCGCCGAGCACCTGTGCGCCGACGTCAACAACTACGACATGCGCCGCCTGCCGAAGACCGACGTGCTGTGGGCGTCGCCGATCTGCACCGAGGCCAGCCCCGCTGGCGGGTCGTCGCCCAAGCGCCCGAAGTCCAAGCCCCGCCCGCGCGGGCAGCTCGACATGTTCGAGCAGGGCGGCCACATCCCTCAGGCCGGGTTCGAGCGCACCCGCGCCACGTTCCACGACGTCATCCGCGCGACCGAGGTCCACCGGTACTCGGCCGTGCTGGTCGAGAACGTGCCCGAGGTCGCGTGGAAGTGGGAGCTGTTCGAGTGGTGGTGCGCCGGGATGCGGATGCTGGGCTACGAGCAGCAGACCGTGTGCGCGTCGTCGGCCCACGTCGGCGGGGACGGCAACCCGTGGGCGCCGCAGTGGCGCGACCGGATGTACCTGGTGTTCACCCGGACCGGCATCCCGCTGCCCGACGTAGCGCCCCGCCCTCTCGCGTGGTGCGAGCCCTGCGGGGCCGATGTGCACGCGGTGCAGGTCTGGAAGAACACGCCGACCGTGCGCCGGTTCGGCCGCATCGGCTCCTACCGCGAGCAGTACGTCTACGTCTGCCCCAATGCCGCGTGCGGTCAGGCGCAGGTCGAGCCGTACGTGATGCCCGCCCGCGCCGCCATCGACTGGACCGACGTCGGCGAGCGCATCGGCGACCGGCCCAAGCCCCTGGCTGCGGCGACCGTCGCCCGGATCGAGCACGGGCTGAGCATGTTCGCCGACCGGCAGACGCTGATCACGGTCAACCACGGCGACAGCGACAGCCGCGCGCTGCCGCTGGACGGCGGGCCGCTGCCTACCCGGACCCTGAAGATCGGCGAGGGGTTCGCCACCCCACCGATGCTGGTGCCCGCGGGCGGCTCGTGGAACAACACCGCCTACCCGACCGGCGGGCCGATGCGTACCCGCACGGCGCGGGAGTCGGAGGCCCTGGTGGTGCCGCCGTTCTACGTCAAGCAGTACGGCGGATACGCCGACCCGGCCCGCATGTCCAAGCTCGTCGACAGCGAGCCGCTGGGCACGCAGACCGCGTCGCTGAGCCACTCGCTGGTCACCACGGAGCCGTTCATCGCGGTGCTGCGCAACCACGGCACCGCGCACAGCACGGGCCAGCCCTTCCAGACGATGGCCGCCGGGGGCGGGCATCACGCCCTGGTCATCCCCTACCGCAAGGGCAACCGCCCGACCACCACGGACGCGCCGCTGCACACCATGGCCACCCACGACTCCGGTGCGCTGCTGCGCCCGGCCGTGAAGGTGGAGGACTGCTACTTCCGGATGCTCAAGCCCCGCGAGCAGCTCCGGGCACAGCGGTTCCCCGACACGTACGAGGTGCGCGGCAACGTTTCCGAGCAAACGATGCAGGCCGGGAACGCGGTCAGCGCCAACGTGGCGCAGTTCCTGGGCGGCCGGGTCGCGGTCGCCCTGGACAGCCGGAGCGCGTCATGA
- a CDS encoding DUF6584 family protein — translation MTAEEVLAKVAADLQRGHYHPAMQRLASLTAAYPDDLELRARRAALYRQLGNWVEAGRWGFLTEDATPEEIAAFEKAHPGAWRRLLLLKVISDPSPEVGPLAGARLARLVEQAEEESTAPVSWTEVGPRPEAPATWRDGLPCLLAGVMGLIMIGLAVLGLVTLIGWIF, via the coding sequence ATGACGGCGGAGGAAGTGCTGGCGAAGGTGGCGGCGGATCTGCAGCGGGGGCACTACCACCCCGCTATGCAGCGGCTCGCAAGCCTTACCGCCGCCTACCCTGACGACCTGGAGCTGCGTGCTCGTCGTGCGGCGCTCTATCGGCAGCTCGGCAACTGGGTGGAGGCCGGGCGCTGGGGGTTTCTCACCGAAGACGCCACTCCGGAGGAGATCGCCGCGTTCGAGAAAGCCCACCCCGGTGCGTGGAGACGGCTGCTCCTGCTCAAGGTCATTTCCGATCCCAGCCCTGAGGTCGGCCCATTGGCTGGTGCCCGCCTGGCTCGCCTCGTTGAGCAGGCAGAGGAGGAAAGCACAGCCCCCGTCAGCTGGACTGAGGTCGGACCCCGCCCGGAGGCCCCTGCGACGTGGCGTGACGGCCTGCCGTGCCTGCTGGCGGGAGTGATGGGACTGATCATGATTGGTCTGGCTGTGCTCGGGCTGGTCACCCTGATCGGATGGATCTTTTAG
- a CDS encoding bifunctional DNA primase/polymerase yields MHSLTAAALDAAERGWRVFPVTPDAKRAAIRAWEARATTDPDRIRRCWSTGPYNVGIATGPSGLVVIDLDTLKPGQELTAPWAFYQTGSQVLAELERRERAEPVRTYAVTTGRGGTHLYYRHPDQGENLRNTAKKLGPLVDSRAHGGYVLAAGSVVDGREYRLCADLPVADLPGWLAEALTPAPLPEQAPITVTLSADRVGRYVQGAIDAQLRHLEQATQGGRNHALYMSAVALGQLVAGGAVKEQEVEGLLTQAAHRIGLRPMETARTIASGLRAGARRPRTVAA; encoded by the coding sequence GTGCACAGCCTGACCGCCGCTGCTCTGGACGCGGCCGAACGCGGATGGCGGGTGTTCCCGGTGACTCCCGACGCGAAGAGGGCCGCCATCCGTGCGTGGGAGGCCCGCGCCACCACCGACCCCGACCGCATCCGTCGATGCTGGTCGACCGGGCCGTACAACGTCGGCATCGCGACCGGCCCGTCCGGGCTGGTCGTCATCGACCTCGACACGCTCAAGCCGGGCCAGGAGCTGACCGCCCCCTGGGCGTTCTACCAGACCGGAAGCCAGGTGCTGGCCGAGCTGGAGCGCCGCGAGCGCGCCGAGCCGGTGCGCACGTACGCGGTGACCACCGGCCGCGGTGGCACGCACCTCTACTACCGCCACCCCGACCAGGGCGAGAACCTTCGCAACACCGCGAAGAAGCTGGGACCGCTGGTCGACAGCCGTGCGCACGGCGGCTACGTCCTCGCCGCCGGCAGCGTCGTCGACGGGCGGGAGTACCGCCTGTGCGCCGACCTGCCGGTGGCCGACCTGCCCGGCTGGCTGGCCGAGGCACTCACCCCGGCGCCGCTGCCCGAGCAGGCCCCGATCACCGTCACCCTCAGCGCCGACCGGGTGGGCCGGTACGTACAGGGCGCGATCGATGCACAGCTTCGCCACCTGGAGCAGGCCACACAGGGCGGGCGCAACCACGCCCTCTACATGTCGGCGGTCGCCCTCGGGCAGCTCGTGGCCGGAGGCGCGGTCAAGGAGCAGGAGGTAGAAGGCCTGCTGACGCAGGCTGCCCACCGCATCGGCCTGCGGCCGATGGAGACGGCCCGCAC